ATCATCGAAGGAAAAGAGTAGGTTCTTCTTTGTTGTTCTTTTCCTCAATTGTATTGATCTGGTTAGAGAAGGCTCTGGTTCAATCACCATACAATCAAGACAAATGCGTTCAGTGCGAGAAGGTCACACACTCCCTCTTGCTCTCTCAATTCACACTGTTCTCTTAACTGGCAAACCTAGTATTGGATACGTTCTTGCGTTACGAGTTTGGATTTTATATATTTGGAGTCTAGTTGATTGTAAAAGTGCCAAGGCTAAACCTTGATTTCGGTCCGTCAACTTAATAAGTCATATCCCTATTGCTATTCGGGTTGCTATTCTGAAGGTAGTTGCTTTTCCATTATACTACTGTGAATGGGGCCTGATCTTAGGGAagcaatgtttatattttttcGACAAAGTTACAGGGACTTTTAGCCGTCTTATAGGCAACCCGATTTGAGCAGAGAGAATATGGGGGATTGATATCTTCCCATGTAATCACTTTTATTGTTCTAATGTATCCATTATGGGTGACCTGTAATCATTAACGGTTTAGGTTTTCTTCTGGTTTCTATAAGTTTACCAGTTCTGCAATTCTTTAAGTTCATCAGTTTACCACTTCTTctggtttgtttttctttcttttatatgTGTTGTTGCAGTTCTATATTCACTGTGGATGTTGAGTATTATTGAGTTCTCAAGTTTTGAATGTAATCTGAAGAGTGATAGGCAAGCTGTTTTCAATGTGAAAGTTTAGTTATTTGAAATTGGGGTGTACgtgtacgtgtgtgtgtgtgtgtgtgattacTGAATTCACAAAAGGGATAGGAAAGGAATTTCTAAGTTCGGCATTTCAGGTGTGAAAATGTTTATTGAGCATGAACTAGTGGAAGAGTCATTAGTCATGTCTTAATAAGACACATGCCTATTGCTATTCTGGTAAAAACCAATTTGTTTGTGGATTGAAACCAATTAAATTGCTTCATGGTTTTGATTTGTTACTGTCAAATCTCCTACTTTTGATTTCTCGTTTCTAGATATTTAGGGTTTGCTAGTAATTCACTGACATTTAGTATGCAACAACACTATGTAGAATTTGTTATCTAATACTATCAGGATAATTATATTTGGAAGTAGAAGGCAAAATTTCACAATACAATTGTACGGCAGGTGAGGGTTCATTGATTATTCTAGATTCCAGAAGGTAGTATAGAATACCCTTTTGATTTCATTAGCTTAATTATGTCAAACTGAAAAGGTAGGACTTCCATCTCTGTGAACTGTAAGACCATTACTGAGGAAGTGTTCTTATAGCTAAGACCGTATGTTGGCTTAGCAGTTACTTTAAAGTTAAGGATGGAGTTGAGAATTTAACCAAAGAGCGTAGGAGATTAGTCCTAATTACTTTTTATGGACTAATAAACTTGAAAGCTTCAGACCCTCTTAGAGGTTCATCCGGTGAATGATTCTCTTCAGTTTGTCTTGTTGGAAAATTTTGGTCTGCTATAGAGCTATAGTTAACTTTGTTTCGCCCACCCTTTTTCAGCAAACGACATGGAGAGTGAGCTCTCTGAATTATTGCTTCTTGTTAAATTGGTGATATTGAATTATAAAAATGGAGGCTAAGTGCATGATTGTGTTCTGTTTCGTTGTGGCTGGTATCTGTTCTCCAGTCAATGGGTACACTCAACATGTTTATCAGGTTTTGATTGACTTCATTGATACCTCCAATTGTGTTTAACCTGGTCAAataataatatgtatatattttgttgacCAATACATCAGAATGGTCTTTGTGTTCAATTTGATCTATGATTATTTACTGGAAGCCACCTTTTTTTCCATAGTGGACTATCAAATTATAGGTTCCCAATAAGGGACTGAAATGAATGAGGAAAAGCCTATGTAGGCTACTTGCCAAAAGTGTACTtttatgcctcttaatcttcCTTCTTAGATCTATAACCAGATTCCTGCTATTGGTAAGGTGGTAGCTTTCTTCTGCTGCATAAAATAATAGTAGTAATAGTAAACAAACATACGTTCAGATTGGAAACAagatattttgaaatattatgCAATAATAATCTCACTGGAAATTTTCTTGATTTCGCTCTTAGCTTCTGTGGAAAGTTAACAAGCTCATTAATCTTTTTCGCTTGGGCAGGAGGAACTAAAATCTGTTGAATGCCTCCAACCTGCTTCCCGATGCTGCAAAGAGTATGTTAGTTTTTCAATTACCTTTTGAAGGCACCTAGTTTTAGAGTAAAAGGAACTAGAATTGAATATCTTTCAAATTTGTTTGTTCTAGCCATGTAAGAAAAATGAGGTGATTCTCTTTATATAATGTTAGTCATCTTCTAGAAGATTGAATATGAATATTTTGCAGGATTGCTGATTTTGTGACTGCGAATCCAGATCCGTTAATACCAATGTAAGAATATCACCAAATTTTTGTAAAGTTTAGTTTGCATTATGTGCATTGTGATCATTATTTTGTATTTATCTGTAAAGCAGAAATCGAAAGAAACGACAATCCTGTTGCTTTTGGAAATGGCTCTGGACCTCTGGTACCatcttctctttacttttcaTTTCTTGTTTACCATTTTCAAGAGAAATGCTGCTCTACTATTAAGATAAAATTGCTTCAAACAAAGAAATTGTTAGCACTATTGAACTGAGAACAACTTCCCAGCAAATGTAAAATATGTTGTGCTAAAAGATCATGAAGCATTTGAGTTCTTTCTATACATAGAAATGTGGACTCAATCTTCTTCCTTAGTCCTCAATTGTGTTTCTGAGAGTTATTACTTATCCATATGCTCAGTCTTGGGTCATTTGTTAAGGAAGTATGATTTTGATGATGCCTAAAACTTACTGTTATTGATGGAAGTAGCAGTAAAGCTAGAAAACATTTTGTGCTTGGTTCCTAAAATAACAAGATTAACCTTAACATTTGATTAGCAGTATCGTTGGCCTCTTCTTTTCCGTCCTCTGTAATGCAGTATCAATCAATTAGACATAATGCCTAAACTTTCTAATAAAGCATTCATGAGATTGCTCGTCTTTCTGCATTCGATGAGGGGTGTCTCCAATTTATACTAAGATAGTCAGGCACAAAGCATCTTGAAGTTTCTAAATTTTTAAATGCAAAAGAGCCAGATGTTTTACCTTTGAAGTGGATTTGCAGGATTTGCGAAAGCTCCTTCGTACCTGCGTTAGCTTCTGGTCTTCTAGTGCTGTTTCTGCATTTGGAGGATTTGCTTTATGTGGTTAAAGCCAAACCCCATGATCGCAGGATGATGTGTGACTCACCGATTGTGCAAACTAAGTTGAGCCAGTAAGGCTGCATTCTTGTTCTTTGTAGTTACTCTTTCTTGTTTTAGTTATATATGCAGGGGATCGTTCCTTTGTAATgatttcttctttgttctttggttgcattttGCAGAAATGATTCTCTCTGTAAATATTCTCATTCTAGCATCTCATGTGATTCTGAATTTCAGTCAGAGGTTGTGAAAGATGACTCGTTGTCAAAGGTAAGTACTAGTGCACATGTTCCAGGCAAATGCTTTCAAATTTCTAAAATGTTCTGTTGGGAACCACGTGAATTCGATTGATCTGGAAATGAATGAATTTGTTCTATTCATTTGCAAGTGAAGTATACTGTTATTTAATGAAGATATTTCCAGGTTAGTTTAGTAAATTTAGGACATGGACGTTCTCTTCTAGGAATTTGCATTCCAAAACCGCTCAGAATTTGTAGAGCTGAAATCTTTGGAATTTGAGGAAATCATGTGGGTCGTAGCACGTTCTAGGAAAATCTTTGTTGCTTATGGATTATGCGTAACTTGGTCCAAAATACTAACTACATATGACTTTATTCTCATTGTTTGTAGtatgtttggtttttctttagTGGTCAAACTACTGTTCCTAAATTTggtattttgtttgatttttgggtGAGTAATCTTGATGAAGGTATTGAATGACTTGGATCCTGCAATAAAAGTTCATACCCGACAAGTTCCAGCTTGAACAGGATGTAAGCTTTTTCCCTGGAAGCAACAAGCAAATTATGTGTCTCTTTTCTACTATTTTGTTTGTATTTGTAAGTGGTTCATGTGAAAGTTTAGGAATAATAGTACTTGACAAAGGAAtttcttttaaatttcaatAAGATGTTGTTAGCTAGGAGGCAGTTGTGTAATTGCATCAACTAGAGGGATTCATATTCGATACGGTACTTATTGGTATGCTAGACCCATTTTCAGCAATCCTGTATTGTCTTTGAACTGTCGTGAAATTCCTCATATTCCACCTAGTGAGCGTCTGATTGTTCAAATCCCCGCCAGTATCTTAGAGCTGTTATATATTTAAGGACATCTTTGCCATGTGTCACCAATGGATGTGCTTCTACTATAGGTACAAAGATTGGAATAGTAGCTGCTTGAAGAAATAGAGCTAcatgcactatgccaaaaagtgcatcagacgacagaactgttctgtcgtctgaacgaacaaaaatgtgtcgtctagtacggtgtcgtctcttgggggcatcagacgacagaagtgttctgtcgtctgatttttcagacgacataaaaaaataaaagtcttgtgtcgtctgatgagttttgcattttgggaacattgtgatctgtttctttaaaagcattcaaacaacagttttgtattgtctgataaacaaaacaaccacagtattttttaaatactattgtgtgaagcatatttgcaagacttatttgtgtggtctgaatgcccttaaataagaaatatgaagactcttgtgtagtgtcttctctcatacaacagcatttaaaggttgtgctaatttactttaaacgacaattatatgtggtcgtaaagagcatcagataacaattaagtgtcgttctagggtacatacatacgacacttaagtgttgtgtgaaaggtcttttatgaggtctttttatattgtctgtgattgattccaaccacacttatttgttgttattatacgttttagccaacactttcgtctaacttatgt
This portion of the Rosa chinensis cultivar Old Blush chromosome 1, RchiOBHm-V2, whole genome shotgun sequence genome encodes:
- the LOC112182089 gene encoding uncharacterized protein LOC112182089 isoform X2, which codes for MALDLWICESSFVPALASGLLVLFLHLEDLLYVVKAKPHDRRMMCDSPIVQTKLSQNDSLCKYSHSSISCDSEFQSEVVKDDSLSKENQVYLYRCIFCCLR
- the LOC112182089 gene encoding uncharacterized protein LOC112182089 isoform X1, whose amino-acid sequence is MALDLWICESSFVPALASGLLVLFLHLEDLLYVVKAKPHDRRMMCDSPIVQTKLSQNDSLCKYSHSSISCDSEFQSEVVKDDSLSKVLNDLDPAIKVHTRQVPA